The genomic interval AAAGGTTCCAGTCGTGAGATTATTAGGGAAACATGAACACAGTGTTCAGTGCCACCGCTTCCCCCGATTGGGACGGGTTTGTGCTCCTGAGAGACAGACTTCCTTAATCTGGGAGATAATGTCAGACTCTGAGGATCTCATAGGTCTGTGATGTTACATTATTAAGATGTAATATCTGTACGCAGCTACGTGTCCTGTTCTTTAGGGTATCCAATGTACATGTGATcatgaaagtgtgtgtctgatgtgGAGATAAATAAAGAACACGTCCACGCTGAGAGCCCTTCCTGTACCCGTCGAGTGTGACTCCTGGAGTAGTTAAACGCTAAACACGCCACGCAGCCGCAGTCACGTGCAGTCCGGCTGAAGCTGGCGTATCTGTGTGTCCAACACTGGTTCTGCTCGTTTGGTCTGTTTCCCGAACCGTCATCAGTTTTTGTTCTCTTCCCGGGCCGGCAGCTTTTTCACCACGGCGTCGTGGTCGATGCTGACCGTAGCGAGCACGCCGCCTGGGTTCTTCTCCGAGCCGGAATAGTCGATCTCCTCCCCGCTCAGCGTGGTCATGTGACCGCCCAGTGCGTTTAGAATGGCGTTTCCGGCACAGATGTCCCACTTCTTGATGTAGGTCACGTGGATGTACATGTCTGCCTTCTCGTAATCGTCGTCCGAGACGTCCAGCAGAGTGAGGACCTTATATCctgagaggagacagagagagagagggagagggagagagaatcaATGACAATCTGaagattatttattgtttattaatgtgttaaagTCGTTACTACAGAATATCACAACACACTGATACAGCTTTACAAACTTCCTGCAtagagagagagctgtgtgtgtgtgtgtgtgtgtatgtatataaaaatgtaacagTGCCGCACCTGCGCCCCCTGCTGGTAGGATCTCTGTGTCGTTCCCGAATGCCTGCTGAATAAAGCCTTTCACTTTACCCGCGTGTGAGCGTGACACTATGACCTTGGGATTGCGGGTGTTGTAGGAGTCTCGCGGTGCCACGTTCGCTCCTCCACCCACCATCGCCCACGCTGAGACAAACAACAGAGAGGAACAAGATGGAGGAAGGATTTACACGTGTGACTGACTGAGTTTACTGTTCAgtaactaatacacacacaagaatacacacaaaaacacatgcacgaatacacacaaaaaacctaCATGCcctcaaataaacacacagacacaaacgataagacacacaaatagacaaacagacacacagacacaaacgataagacacacaaatagacagacacacacaaatagatagacagacacacacaaacagacacacaccaatacagacacacaccaatacagacacacaccaatacagacacacaccaatacagacacacaccaatacagacacacaccaatacagacacacaccaatacagacacacaccaatacagacacacacagacagacacacacagacagacacacacagacagacacacacaaacagacacacacacaaacagacacacacacaaacagacacacacacaaacagacacacacacagacacacaccaatacagaCCTGTGAAGCCGGTGAAAGGTTTATGGATCACACCTACAACAGGTTTCCCGTccacagccacacacaccatGGTCGTGACGTACTTCCTCAGGTTTTCTGGAGGAACAAGTATGAATTCTAACAGCAGCCTTTTTAAGCAGCTCTAAAGTCCTAAAGCCAAATAATAAAGACTTAAAATTCAATACCACAAATCAGAAATTctagggggcggggcttaaaaaacacatcaacataTCGTAAACCTGTAAAGCAAGTTAAAGCACACCCCCATCCATGTAAAGCACAcccccatccatccatacaccccccacaacaaccacacacaccaacaacccCCCCCACATACACAACCACCCATCCACCCCCCCAAAATACCCACCTATTCACACCCACACCCGTCCATCCACACCCCCACCCgtccgtacacacacacccccccacccgTCCGTACAATCCGTACACCAAAAACCCgtccgtacacacacacacccccccacccgtccgtccatacacacacccacacccgtccgtcctcacacacacccacacccgtccgtccacacacacacccacacccggACCCGCCCACACACGGACCCCGCCCGCCCGCCCACACACGGACCCCGCCCCCCCACACACGGACCCCGTCCGCCCACACACGGACCCCGTCCGCCCACACACGGACCCCGTCCGTCCACACACGGACCCCGTTTGTCCACACACCACCACCCATCCGCGCacacacccatccatccacacacacacacacacccatccatccacacacacccacccatccacacacaaacacccacccatccatccatacacaCCCCTACACCCCCCCACACCCACCCGTGTACTCCTGCGTGGCATCCAGCGGGTCGATCCAGACAGTCACGCTCTCAGCAGGCACCACTTTCCCCTCAGGGATCTTGCTCTGGACCTCGTCCGGGATGTTACGCGTCCACACCGTGGCCTCGCCGTCCGAGTTGTCGTGTTCCTCGGAGTTCACCTGACAAATAGTCGTGAAGCGTGTTAACAACTCaaggctctgattggtcagaaggtgttgattcaggTTCACCTCACCTCACAGGCTTATTGTAAGGCTCATGTGCAACCTTTAATACAGTGAAACagagagactctgtgtgtgtgtgtgtgtgtgtgtgtgtgtgtgtgtgtgtgtgtgagctgttaaAACACGTCTTGAATtcctaaataaataagagaagtCACTGAGCAGGAAGATTTCTGTAGATGTTACTGAGCTCAGTGTAAATATGGGCGTCTACAACAAGCTTTATGTTTTCTTCAACAAGGACTAAAACCTGAGAGCAGCCTCCTGCTAACTCAAGAAAGGAGGGAGCGATTTATGACAAACGTATGAAAAAACAAAGGTTTTTCCCACAGCAACATGACTAAATGATGCATCAGTGTATACAGGTGAatctcaataaattaaaatgttgtggaaaagttacattatttcagtaattcaactcaaatgaattcaattcaactcaagtgtattatataaattcagtacacacagactaaagaaatttaagtctttggttcttataattgtgatgattttggctcacattttttaaaaaaaacaccaattcactctcaaaaaattagaatatgtcataagaccaataaaaaaaacattttttagtgaattgttggccttctggaaagtttgttcatttactgtatatgtactcaatgcTTGGTTgtggctccttttgctttaattactgcctcagtTCAGCGTGGCATGGAGGTAaggtggcactgctgaggtcatttaaccaacttttggtgcttatggcagtgtgggcaggtgccaaatcctgctgggaaatgaaagctgaccagctttttgatggaagcatgaagtgctctagaATTTCTTGGTAAACGGGGGCAATGActttttggttttcaaaaaaaaccACAGTGGATCAACACCAGCAGATAACATTgtaccccaaatcatcacagactgtggaaacttaacactggatttcaagcaacttgggctatgagcgTCTGCACCCTTCCTtcagactctaggaccttggtttccaaatgaaatacaaaatttgCTCTCATATGAAAAGAGGACAACTTGgaaacagtccagttcttcttctccttaccCTGGCTAAGACGCCTCTGacgttgtctgtggttcaggagtggcttaacaagtggaatacgacaactgtagccaaattccttgacacgtatgtgtgtggtggctcttgatgccttgaccccagcctcagtcctTTCCTTGTaaagttcacccaaattcttgaacggattttgcttgacaagcctctcaaggctgccgttctctctctcggttggttgtgcatcttttgaAGGGTGTCagtgattgtcttctggacaactgtcagatcagcggtcttccccatgattgtgtagcctagtgaaccaaattcAGAGACAATTTTGATGGCTCGGGAAACCTTTtgaggtgttttgagttgattagctgattgacACGTCAACATACTCTAATTTCTTGAGATTTTTGATAAATGTGATTCAAAATCATCACAAATAAAAGAACCAAAGCCGTAAACTtcctcagtctgtgtgtactgaatgtatataatacacaagtttcactatttgagctgaatgaatgaaataacagGGTTCCaaatctttttcagagatcattttccaggacatttcaaatttagcaaaaaaaagacaaggatcacagattcacggcctaaagtaatatgttcttctctccagaagtcttaaaaacagcgtacactttatggctattacttaactatacttttaaagacaatttgtcaagtgaatgaaatttcaacatttataaaataaaaagaccgcacatattaataccctttcctttctcaggccaatgccgtcatgcatgctttagattgctgtgcattccccttgcacatgatattcaaattaacaaggttaatataacctgcttacccgtcaccatttgctgaaaacattcgagcacttaaaccattcctagcacccaacacaagacagcgtcgtccgtcacagcgagattaaacagcataacaaaaaacccgtcaaaactcgtCGTCCCTGAACAGatcgctttctgttactaacgttaattgtttcgaccggtcgtaaactgttctttaaatgatcaagaacatttaaaaataataattttccaggacaacaagattttttccaggacaatttatgttttctctcattttccatgtgttttccaggactggaacattggtcattaattttccaggatttccaggacgTGTGGGAACCCTGAATGAACAAACTTTTCGACGATGTTCTAATTTACTGAGATTCACCCGTATAATAAAACTCTACATTTCCGATTTCACGAACCCAGGTGTGAACCACCCAAGCTGGTGCAGGTGGTCAGAATGGTTTCATGAACCATGAGGTCTTCAGTAGAACATCTTTGAGATGTAAGAGTACAAGGAGAAGGTTTTCAGAAGCCCATTCGGTATCAGTACCTAATAAAGTgcccagtgagtgtatatgatgttagatgatgatgatacctGTATGTAAGGATACGTGTTCCTGATCAGGTAGTACATTTTCCTGTGAGAGTTTAAATCCCCCATGGTGAACTTCTCCAAAGCTCCTTCTTTAGTTTTGCCCTTGGATTTTTCCTCCAGCGTGTCCTCCATACGGATGCGCTTCACCTCCCATCCTCCCTGTACAGCAGCCTCTATGGACAAGGCGAGGAGGTCCCTCAGATCCACCGTCTTCCTCTGTCTCAAAGCGGCCAGTCTGCTGGTCAGGACCCCGGAGTAAAGGTGGTACAGGAGGCCGAGCCCGAGCAAGCAGAACACGGCGACACCAAGAGGGGACAACCGGATCCCCATAGGCGCCATGACAGCACCTGAGATCTGGATCTATAACCGCGGACGATCCTGAACACGAGTTAATATCGAACCGCGACAACACCGACGTGTCCGTGCGTTAGCTTTTAGCATTAGCTTCCATGATCCTATTAGCTTAGCACAGCTAGCGGCTAATGTAGCTAATGAAAGATCTCCTCAGGTCGTCTTCAAACGTCCAATAAGTTACTCGGTCATagcataatatataaatatagatataaataagtatataaatataattacaaagtagggtaaataaaattaaaataactgaTAAACCAACATCTCGTGCTGCAGCGATAGCAACTAATCCTGTTCCACGTCTACGGTCGGTTTGCTACACAGCAGCACACACTTCCGGTTCAGACCCGGAAGTTAGGACATTTATTTTCACCTTCAACACAGCGACCCCTTGTCGACttgatttatgtatttatttatttattattgctatttttttaaaacattttaactacCAATAGAACTAGTGTAATAAatgtacgtttttttttgtttgttccgAAAACGTTAACGTTGCCATGGTAACTAACACcttccacaaaaaaaatatatatatataaaaaaaaagcgtttttgaaataaataaataaataaaataataattaaaaaagtggGGTGCTAATACTTTTGCACGCGTCAAACAACGACATAGGATTTAGGAGAGATTAAGAATATTAACTGgattccatcatcatcatcatcatcatcatcatcatcaacaacagaaagaaaaacctcAAGAtccacaaaatgtttatttaaataaataataaacacaacacatacaccacaATCTGCTGGtgttctgtaacacacacactgtacacactcctGATTCGTTCGTTAGCTTCTCCTTGTAACGTTCGTACTTTCAAGCACTCAGCGTTCGCTCTTTCTTtctacctttctttctttccatgtATTTCCATttaatcctttatttatttttacaattcattctttctttgaGCATTTAATTGAATTCGGTCTCTCTTTCCGTATTCTTTCGTTCGTTCCTCCTTTCTCGTCTTTCCTGTGACGCTCGACTCTCGCTCTATAAGCAGATGTTTATGTAGGagttacggaaggagtctccggtgtcagtggCTGTTTCTAGCTGCTGGAATGTAAGTGACACGTTAAAAGTAAACGTAACCGGATAAAAAACGCAACGTGTCGTCAGTTAACACGTTAAAGGGTGGAATAATTGCTACGCTATTAGACGAGGAACAGCAGGACATCCTGAAGTGATTCATTCTTTACTTAACCATGTCGTAACCGTGAAGGTGACGCTATTCTAAACACGTTCTCAGCACCAATCACCTAcaagaaatgatttttttttttgtacatgaagtttgaacatttttttttacaatagtCATATCCATATACATCAATACAGTTCTGTTTACTTAAAACTATTGGCAccctctcatttttttttttgctcgcaCTATATTATTTAAAACGATCGTTTTAATAACGATCTATTTTCTAGCCTATGTCTGAGTTTAGACTTTAAGAATAATATCCCAGCGATATtggttacagttacagttatatacaaaAAGAAGCTCTGAGAGTCTGATTAAAAGCAGCCTGAGACGATGAGAAGATGCAGGTCGACGGCTCCAGAGGTCAGCGGCGTACCCACATCCACGCGTTGACCAGCCAGAATGCGGCGGTGAGGGAGTAGACCACCATCTCCCTCCTCACTCGCTCTTTCTGCTCGTGCTCCAGGACCTGAAGTCTACGGTTCAGTTTCACGATCTGAATCGACACGACACACAAAAGTCAGATACACAGACGCAAAGATAaatactgtctctctctctctctctctctctctctctgtctttctttctttctttctttctgtcactccCTCCTTCAGCACTCGGTTCttgtgtcattcattcattcttccttTTAGCActcaattctttctttctttctttctgtgttcaGTGCTtccattctttctcttttttttctctcgtgTTTACCGAGCTGGTTCGTACCTGTCGTCTCAGTGCTGGGGCGTCGGCTAACGCCAGGTCATCGGGAGTTCCTTCCAAATTAGCATCCAGAGTCACGAGTGTGGTCCTGATATagagacaaaataaacactcacaactcACTGAGCCTCACTACAAACCTCACTACAGACTTTTCTACATAAAGCCCAGTCTGAAAGATCGTGTGTATGAAGAATCTAAACTGTAAAAGCGCAATGAATTCTGTGTAGGTGCTGCTCCGGCTACTCTTAGGGCTGACTTACGTTAAGCTGCTGCAGCAGGTGGCTGAATTTGATCTAGTTGTGTTTGCCCTGTGAGTTAGATTGTTATTCACAAGCAATGGTTTCTATGGAGATGACTATAGAGCGTAGCATCCATAAACAGGAAGTAACTATGCGGGGCGGTTGCTCTGTCCCAGCGTGCGAGAGCTCACCTGCGGTGCGAGTCATCCAGCATGGCCAGGACGAGGTCGTAGGCCCTGCGTGTGGTGAGCTGGATGTAGGACAGGACTCCGCCCACAGTGCCAACGCCCGGCCAGTCCTCGGGGGACACAAGAGGGGGACGAACACGCACAGGAGCGCTGGGAGACGGGCTCACGCTgaccgtcacacacacacacacacatagggagGGGGAGGAATCACACGTTAGCACTAAAGACGCTAAAGGactgcacactcacacacacgttcttcTAGCAGAGTCGATATTAAAGCGCTTAACTAATTAAGTGCTCTTTAATTAGCTACCGCTGCTTAGTCTCGGTCATTAGGTTTCTACGGCTAAtcaacatatcgtcgctgtcgggcggaaacctcgtatgtccaaatttggtcaatttcatattttttcacatatcgatgctattggtcagtccccacgtgggtctgttatttttacaagttattaaccaatctaaagtcttgaaaatagcttgagcgcaaatctcataactccattggacacttcaactgtccgcctcttcctcactccgtgggagagcttcacggcatatttctcctcaagaagagtcgcaacgaatcaacacgtcttctgaggtaaatgtcttcaaaacactgggctcaaagaaaaaaaaaatcttgacccctgctagttctggtgctcgtctgaggacaggaatttagtgcaagacaatccactgcaacgcggactaaaccctgtgcactgcagataaggtacggcgtttttttaatctcctgaaaaataacggttttggagatacgaggattcctcCTGACAGCGACAATATTAAACTTAACGTTAAATTCTAAATCTTTGTCATTCTTCCAAACACTGTTTATAAAGTCTTCTATCCTACACACAGCTGACTGGagctttatttaatatttacgtGATACTGGATCTAATAAAGTGATCAGCTGTAAACGCGGCGCTCGCACTAACACTTAGCTTAATCGGTTGTTTTGTCAGCTTTAGCGCTAGGCTTTAAAACAGCGTCACAGTTCCAGAACATTCCACATAGAACTAGAAACGCATGCACGTGTAATACAATAGAGGATTGTATACGCACTTTAaccttattcacacacacacacacacagcgtgaggccggtgtgtgtgtgtgtgttcttacgTGTAGTATTTGGCGATCTGGACGTTCTGACGAGTCTCGTTGGTGTAACGTTCACGCCGGGATCTCGTGCGAGAGTGAATctttacacacagagagagagaaaacaaacactaaaaataTCTTCTGTACAAATCAGACTCCAGACTTTCGGACCATATTTCTGGACCATGTCTTAAATTTTCATCTAATCCCCTGATTTAATAAACTGCATCTACGTTTAGGTTTTAAAAGCAGACCATAATACTTCAGAAGGACTTT from Tachysurus vachellii isolate PV-2020 chromosome 1, HZAU_Pvac_v1, whole genome shotgun sequence carries:
- the bpnt2 gene encoding inositol monophosphatase 3, whose protein sequence is MAPMGIRLSPLGVAVFCLLGLGLLYHLYSGVLTSRLAALRQRKTVDLRDLLALSIEAAVQGGWEVKRIRMEDTLEEKSKGKTKEGALEKFTMGDLNSHRKMYYLIRNTYPYIQVNSEEHDNSDGEATVWTRNIPDEVQSKIPEGKVVPAESVTVWIDPLDATQEYTENLRKYVTTMVCVAVDGKPVVGVIHKPFTGFTAWAMVGGGANVAPRDSYNTRNPKVIVSRSHAGKVKGFIQQAFGNDTEILPAGGAGYKVLTLLDVSDDDYEKADMYIHVTYIKKWDICAGNAILNALGGHMTTLSGEEIDYSGSEKNPGGVLATVSIDHDAVVKKLPAREENKN
- the mffb gene encoding mitochondrial fission factor homolog A, yielding MSEADFAVTGDMAEISRVHYEMEYAEDISLQMRIPDRLKVGPDSSMDKLLLDQFSEESHSTMMQVPDRIVVAGDEADLHFRPRELDLIQTIPVESVELKAPPRVLTLQDQPLDFLEPEQLPEPSQLKEEIHSRTRSRRERYTNETRQNVQIAKYYTVSPSPSAPVRVRPPLVSPEDWPGVGTVGGVLSYIQLTTRRAYDLVLAMLDDSHRRTTLVTLDANLEGTPDDLALADAPALRRQIVKLNRRLQVLEHEQKERVRREMVVYSLTAAFWLVNAWMWVRR